The Medicago truncatula cultivar Jemalong A17 chromosome 4, MtrunA17r5.0-ANR, whole genome shotgun sequence genome includes a region encoding these proteins:
- the LOC25480466 gene encoding uncharacterized protein: MFKFSCFYIKSQGNKTKKLAQPSTEAMAKALRDSSKNPVGKDSPIPTGLNSSVSKQQPRKLMNVSENDILDQVSVEHIGRLEDFNSKFCIEFDKKVRQTGRMRKSQSESVLFQGITEGDQDLGFSKSRYDSPNSNGSSNDQSKTISSFGFQVIPSCDNQGSLFSIGDRTPSDKDARENSDTPLSGDLGGGSAYQTSGPSTPTLRKSRSLPNIKASTLSSANNHAFKHASSISRSSDDLCALGLRKKEVFINVSYDQIGETQERESGMEKTEDNHMDRYFDGFDSHLLSGLQKDWTMPITDDISDAEPLQGDSSSEFPNKDFNVKRIEDWVIGLQHCGPPLEDITELPESVDPKVDINTANAAVAASVVDHKITPGMETAKRYISSLTANATAAQLANHGLSVIPFLSAFVSLKVLNLSGNAIVRITAGTLPRGLHTLNLSKNNISTIEGLRELTRLRVLDLSYNRILRIGHGLASCSSLKELYLAGNKIGEVEGLHRLLKLSILDIRFNKISTAKCLGQLAANYNSLLAINLEGNPCQKNVGDEQIKKYLQSLLPHLVYYNRQPFKANGLKDGGDRAVRLGMNSQQFDRNLRVDRKSTRKGPSSTRRSSAVSSPKLSKGKQAQLPPIRTKTSTQSRHHFDSPSKPLNLNSGHFMRKSRSESTLLGAL, from the exons ATGTTTAAATTTTCTTGTTTCTATATTAAATCCCAAGGCAACAAGACAAAG AAATTAGCTCAACCTTCAACTGAAGCAATGGCAAAAGCTTTGCGAGATAGTTCCAAAAATCCAGTCGGTAAAGATTCGCCTATCCCTACAGGCTTAAATTCATCAGTTTCAAAACAGCAACCACGTAAACTAATGAATGTCTCTGAGAATGATATTCTCGACCAGGTTTCAGTTGAGCACATTGGTAGATTAGAGGATTTCAATAGTAAGTTTTGCATTGAATTCGACAAAAAAGTTCGCCAAACTGGGCGTATGAGGAAAAGTCAGTCGGAAAGTGTGCTTTTTCAAGGCATAACCGAGGGTGATCAAGATCTGGGGTTTTCCAAAAGCCGCTACGACTCACCAAATTCAAATGGCAGCTCTAATGATCAATCCAAAACGATTTCCAGCTTTGGGTTTCAAGTCATCCCTAGCTGTGACAATCAAGGCTCACTTTTTTCAATAGGAGATCGGACACCTTCCGATAAAGATGCTCGTGAAAATTCTGATACTCCACTTTCAGGCGATCTTGGCGGTGGCTCTGCTTACCAGACTTCTGGTCCCAGTACGCCAACTTTAAGGAAGTCACGTTCTTTGCCAAATATCAAAGCTTCTACGCTTTCTTCCGCAAATAACCATGCTTTTAAACATGCATCTTCAATTTCAAGATCTTCTGATGATCTCTGTGCTTTAGGCTTAAGGAAGAAAGAGGTGTTCATCAATGTGTCTTATGATCAAATAGGGGAAACTCAAGAAAGAGAAAGTGGCATGGAAAAAACTGAAGATAATCATATGGACAGATACTTTGATGGTTTTGATTCTCATCTACTTTCCGGCTTACAAAAGGACTGGACAATGCCAATTACAGATGATATAAGTGATGCCGAACCCCTTCAAGGAGATTCCTCGAGTGAATTTCCTAACAAGGATTTTAATGTTAAGCGGATTGAGGATTGGGTGATCGGTCTGCAGCATTGTGGACCTCCTCTCGAGGATATAACTGAATTGCCTGAATCTGTTGATCCTAAAGTTGATATTAACACCGCAAATGCTGCCGTGGCTGCCTCAGTTGTGGATCATAAGATCACTCCAGGAATGGAAACAGCTAAAAGATATATATCTTCTTTAACTGCGAATGCCACTGCAGCTCAGCTGGCAAATCATGGGTTGTCTGTGATCCCCTTTTTGAGTGCATTTGTGAGTTTGAAGGTGCTCAATTTGTCTGGAAACGCAATCG TAAGGATAACTGCTGGCACTCTTCCTCGAGGACTTCACAcattaaatttgtcaaaaaacaaTATCTCCACTATAGAGGGATTACGTGAACTTACTCGGCTTCGTGTCCTAGACCTCAGCTACAACCGTATACTAAGAATTGGACACG GTCTGGCGTCCTGTTCTTCTCTAAAGGAGCTGTACCTGGCTGGAAACAAGATTGGTGAAGTCGAGGGTCTGCACCGCCTGTTGAAACTAAGTATCCTGGATATCCGTTTTAACAAGATTTCAACTGCAAAATGTCTTGGACAACTTGCAGCCAACTATAATTCTTTGCTAGCCATCAACTTGGAAGGGAACCCTTGCCAGAAAAATGTTGGTGATgaacaaattaagaaatatcTGCAAAGCCTTCTTCCTCATCTTGTCTACTACAATCGGCAGCCATTCAAAGCAAATGGTTTGAAGGACGGTGGGGATCGTGCAGTTCGATTAGGAATGAATTCACAACAGTTTGATCGCAATCTTAGAGTCGATCGCAAGTCTACAAGGAAGGGGCCATCATCTACTCGAAGGTCATCTGCTGTGTCCTCACCAAAACTGTCCAAAGGAAAGCAAGCCCAGCTCCCACCAATCAGAACCAAAACATCAACCCAAAGTCGCCATCATTTTGATTCTCCCAGCAAACCATTGAACTTGAATTCAGGACACTTCATGCGCAAGAGTCGCAGCGAGAGTACTCTTCTTGGAGCTTTGTAA
- the LOC120579940 gene encoding uncharacterized protein, producing the protein MCKLDWGFTTYGIRCRAFYGRTGNLKVASSKVAKHEKACSDNQHVFIPFTFDIFGFLTPEVVDLLHRVQKVMHSNFMSPRSMNVVFTRIDFVIQKGLAVQLVACLPSIQVVLADFQVVSVIFAFCFVVQIQGTVKELDTTAGEFKMWWKPTTISLDSGLFKVGDDEDASKISKYATDHNAPVEIYVEYVNEANANASYPVSLDNDSVRKDKGKGVAIPTDESGSDDDYCESEHSDLDVSIEDSEEERDLGLDDGFEEELVEFAGEGTSQVRQPNDVDDSNAPHDGDGADELNEAEDDYVSEDLDSASDSGGDGCAELKPRYPKFRSEDLTKTFKFTVGMEFSSLKQFKDAILEHNVLNGKQVKFRKNDADRVRVVCKSFDTCGYTALVSRVVRSHTFRVKTLVPKHTCGRVFDNKNAKSEWVAKVIFDRMKCSKGMQINDVVTEVRTKYSTGITFSTAFKARQIARKLVDGDSVKQYALLWSYSEELKRACRGNNCKLHIERPAPTLEPRFGRFYLCLDGCKRALKIACRPFIGVDGCHLKNKYGGQLLIAVGRDPNDQYLPIAFAVVETESKETWRWFLTNLLDDIGDSRWTFISDQQKGLIQTFDEMLGGLEHRFCLRHLYTDKPGPCCCT; encoded by the exons ATGTGCAAACTTGATTGGGGTTTCACCACTTATGGGATTAGGTGTCGGGCCTTTTACGGTAGGACAGGCAACCTTAAAGTGGCATCAAGCAAAGTGGCTAAACATGAGAAAGCGtgttctgacaatcaacatgTTTTTATACCATTTACTTTTGACATTTTCGGTTTCCTAACACCAGAggttgttgaccttctacatagagttcaaaaggtCATGCATAGCAATTTTATGTCTCCTAGGTCCATGAACGTCGTGTTTACGAGGATTGATTTTGTCATCCAAAAAGGCTTGGCGGTGCAGCTTGTTGCCTGCTTGCCTTCTATTCAAGT TGTGTTGGCTGATTTTCAAGTTGTATCTGTGATTTTCGCGTTCTGTTTTGTGGTTCAG ATTCAAGGAACTGTGAAAGAGTTGGACACAACTGCTGGAGAATTTAAAATGTGGTGGAAACCTACAACTATATCACTAGATTCTGGTTTGTTCAAGGTTGGTGATGATGAAGATGCTTCCAAAATATCAAAGTATGCTACGGATCACAATGCTCCAGTTGAAATATATGTGGAGTATGTAAATGAAGCTAATGCAAATGCAAGTTATCCTGTGTCTTTGGACAATGACAGTGTGAGAAAAGACAAAGGCAAGGGTGTGGCTATTCCTACTGATGAGTCTGGTTCTGATGATGATTATTGTGAAAGTGAGCATTCAGATTTGGATGTAAGCATTGAAGACAGTGAAGAAGAGAGGGACTTGGGGTTAGATGATGGATTTGAAGAAGAGCTGGTTGAGTTTGCTGGTGAAGGAACTTCTCAAGTTAGACAACCTAATGATGTTGATGATAGTAATGCTCCACATGATGGTGATGGTGCTGATGAACTTAATGAGGCTGAAGATGATTATGTGTCAGAAGATCTTGATAGTGCGAGTGATTCTGGTGGTGATGGATGTGCTGAACTTAAGCCAAGATATCCCAAGTTTAGAAGTGAAGATCTTACTAAAACATTTAAGTTCACTGTGGGCATGGAATTCTCTTCACTGAAACAGTTCAAAGATGCAATTCTtgaacacaatgtgttgaatgGAAAGCAGGTAAAGTTTAGGAAAAATGATGCAGATAGGGTTAGGGTGGTTTGTAAGTCTTTTGACACATGTGGTTACACTGCGTTGGTTAGTAGAGTTGTTAGGAGTCACACTTTTAGGGTTAAGACACTTGTACCAAAACACACATGTGGGAGAGTCTTTGATAACAAGAATGCTAAGTCTGAGTGGGTAGCTAAGGTTATCTTTGATAGGATGAAATGCTCTAAAGGGATGCagattaatgatgttgttactGAAGTTAGAACCAAGTATTCAACTGGCATAACATTTTCAACAGCTTTTAAAGCTAGACAAATAGCTAGAAAGCTTGTGGATGGTGATAGTGTCAAGCAGTATGCATTGTTGTGGTCCTATAGTGAGGAATTAAAAAGAGCATGTCGTGGAAATAATTGTAAGTTGCACATTGAAAGGCCTGCCCCTACGTTGGAGCCTAGGTTTGGAAGGTTTTACTTATGCCTCGATGGTTGCAAGAGGGCTTTGAAAATTGCTTGTAGGCCATTCATTGGTGTAGATGGTTGTCATTTGAAGAATAAATATGGTGGACAGCTACTAATTGCAGTGGGAAGAGACCCTAATGATCAATACCTGCCAATTGCTTTTGCAGTGGTTGAGACTGAAAGTAAAGAAACATGGAGGTGGTTTTTAACAAACCTACTTGATGATATTGGTGACAGTAGGTGGACATTCATAAGTGATCAACAAAAG GGATTGATCCAGACTTTTGATGAGATGCTTGGTGGTCTAGAACACAGATTCTGTCTTAGACATCTCTACACAGATAAGCCAGGCCCCTGTTGCTGCACCTAA
- the LOC25480468 gene encoding G-type lectin S-receptor-like serine/threonine-protein kinase At4g03230: MSSNMRTLFLFFNLYTSWLLICSSQLCLAGDTLNIGQKILSNETLNNLVSAGKMFELGFFTPSNNGNSQRYLGIWYHIQEESQQPQKQTVVWVANRDNPVAVDSIGVFQIAEDGNLVVLDTSGNEKRYWFSNSSSKIKDSSSFSPKIRTVKLMDSGNLVLYDDELMEVKLWESFENPTDTFLLGMNMDKNLSLTSWKGADDPSSGDFTFKTMDNRFIILNRSEIHWESEEHGKHDQLDDISFEVYNLLTNFSFLVYNSSNKFSSPEKRNRSVIRNEQYNNKRLFLNSTGVIQWVEDDLLVIWKQPRSKCLTYNACGNFASCNDDDSVCKCLPGFYNDNQGEEDSSRHCTRRKTTFCTENDTKFLNLTMIKTGRPDIKVTVESQKKCADLCHGMCPQSQCQAYSYAQVPDKQQRGLIPSNCWIWTHSLTTLKEEYTSWDDDRRLIILVDKLDIEPTPRTCEPCGTNTVPYPLSTGPNCGDLAYFNFRCNTTTGQGHLSFTAANNVSYRVIRVDQSRRKLTLHNEDYSFTSCDEGSKRTGSLNVSLPFRMTSDNTCSEQLEVSWEPPSEPICNNSVDCHGWNHSTCSKGKRCLCNANYNWNGESLNCTKTPRSSPTATKEPNREKSKSLFYLILGLSLFGVVALVGIIIFAYACRGRIVHMIKQDKDSVRRNIRGRFYDSERHVKDLIDMEGLEENDNEGIEVPYFDFESILMATDDFSDANKLGKGGFGPVYKGKLGGQEIAVKRLSNVSSQGLQEFKNEVVLIAKLQHRNLVKLRGYCVKGEEKILLYEYMPNKSLDLMIFDSTKSVILDWPMRFEIILGIARGLLYLHQDSRLRVIHRDLKTSNILLDEEMQPKISDFGLARIVGGKETEASTERVVGTYGYMSPEYALDGYFSTKSDVFSFGVVLLEIISGKKNTGFYRSKEISSLLGYAWRLWREDKLQDLMDPTLSDTYNVNQFIRCSQIGLLCVQDEPDDRPHMSNVVTMLDNETTTLLTPKQPTFFTRNKDLSSTASSSLQLDSIIEEGR; encoded by the exons ATGTCCAGTAACATGAGaactctttttctctttttcaatCTTTATACTTCTTGGTTGCTAATATGCTCTTCTCAGCTTTGTTTAGCAGGAGATACTTTGAACATTGGCCAGAAGATATTAAGCAATGAAACCTTAAACAACCTTGTTTCAGCTGGAAAAATGTTTGAACTTGGCTTCTTTACTCCAAGCAACAATGGTAACTCACAAAGATACTTAGGTATATGGTATCACATTCAAGAGGAGTCACAACAACCTCAAAAACAAACAGTGGTGTGGGTTGCCAACAGAGACAACCCTGTAGCTGTTGATTCCATTGGAGTTTTCCAAATAGCAGAGGATGGGAATCTCGTAGTTTTAGACACATCCGGTAATGAAAAAAGGTACTGGTTTTCTAATTCCAGTTCCAAAATCAAAGACTCTTCTAGTTTTTCACCTAAAATCAGAACAGTGAAACTCATGGATTCTGGTAACCTTGTTTTATATGACGATGAACTCATGGAAGTGAAACTGTGGGAGAGCTTTGAAAATCCAACTGACACATTCCTACTTGGAATGAATATGGATAAGAATTTGAGTCTGACTAGTTGGAAAGGTGCTGATGACCCAAGCAGTGGGGATTTCACTTTTAAGACAATGGACAACCGTTTCATCATCTTAAACCGAAGTGAAATTCATTGGGAGAGCGAAGAGCACGGAAAGCATGATCAATTGGACGACATCAGCTTTGAGGTTTATAATTTGTTGACCAACTTCAGTTTTCTTGTTTATAATTCGTCAAACAAATTCAGTTCACCTGAAAAACGGAACAGATCAGTAATTCGTAACGAACAGTATAACAATAAAAGATTGTTCCTCAATTCCACAGGTGTGATACAGTGGGTGGAAGATGATTTGCTAGTTATATGGAAGCAGCCAAGAAGCAAATGTTTAACATATAATGCTTGTGGAAACTTTGCTAGCTGTAATGACGATGATAGCGTTTGCAAATGTTTACCAGGATTCTACAATGATAACCAGGGAGAGGAAGATTCTTCACGACATTGTACGAGGAGAAAAACAACATTCTGTACTGAAAATGACACGAAGTTCTTGAACTTGACCATGATTAAAACAGGAAGGCCAGATATAAAGGTAACCGTGGAATCTCAAAAAAAATGCGCAGATTTGTGCCATGGGATGTGTCCACAGTCACAGTGCCAGGCTTACTCATATGCTCAAGTCCCTGATAAGCAGCAGCGTGGTCTTATTCCTTCAAACTGTTGGATCTGGACACACAGTTTAACTACTCTTAAAGAAGAGTATACTAGTTGGGATGATGATCGTAGACTCATTATCCTAGTTGATAAATTAGACATAG AACCAACTCCAAGAACTTGTGAGCCCTGTGGTACAAACACAGTCCCTTATCCTCTCAGTACCGGACCCAACTGTGGAGACCTCGCATACTTCAACTTTAGATGCAATACCACAACAGGCCAAGGTCACCTTAGCTTCACGGCCGCTAACAACGTTAGTTACAGAGTTATTCGTGTTGATCAAAGTAGAAGAAAGCTTACCCTTCATAATGAGGATTATTCCTTTACTAGTTGTGATGAAGGATCTAAACGGACAGGAAGTCTGAACGTTTCTTTACCGTTTCGCATGACCAGTGACAATACGTGCTCTGAACAACTTGAAGTTAGTTGGGAACCACCTTCCGAACCCATCTGTAATAACTCTGTTGATTGCCATGGCTGGAACCATTCTACTTGTAGTAAAGGAAAGAGGTGTCTTTGCAATGCAAACTATAACTGGAATGGCGAATCTTTAAATTGTACCAAAA CACCTAGATCCTCTCCTACTGCTACAAAAGAGCCAAACAGAGAGAAGTCTAAAAGCTTATTCTATTTGATTCTGGGCTTATCTCTTTTCGGCGTAGTTGCTCTAGTTGGCATCATTATTTTTGCTTATGCATGCAGAGGAAGAATAGTGCATATGATTAAGCAAG ATAAGGATAGCGTACGAAGAAATATCAGAGGGCGATTTTACGACAGTGAAAGACATGTGAAGGATTTGATAGACATGGAGGGATTGGAAGAGAATGACAATGAAGGAATAGAGGTTCCGTATTTCGATTTCGAGAGCATACTAATGGCGACAGATGACTTTTCCGATGCAAATAAACTTGGAAAAGGTGGTTTTGGGCCAGTTTACAAG GGTAAGCTTGGTGGTCAAGAAATTGCAGTAAAGAGACTTTCAAATGTTTCATCACAAGGCTTACAGGAATTTAAGAATGAGGTTGTTTTGATTGCTAAACTTCAACATCGAAACCTTGTTAAATTACGGGGCTACTGCGTAAAAGGAGAGGAAAAAATTCTGCTTTATGAGTATATGCCTAACAAGAGCCTGGACTTAATGATATTCG ATTCGACAAAAAGCGTAATTTTGGATTGGCCAATGCGGTTTGAAATAATTCTCGGAATTGCTCGTGGACTGCTCTATCTTCATCAAGACTCAAGACTTAGAGTTATTCACCGAGATTTGAAAACTAGCAACATTCTTCTAGACGAGGAGATGCAACCGAAAATCTCAGATTTTGGACTAGCAAGAATAGTTGGAGGGAAAGAAACTGAGGCAAGCACAGAGAGAGTTGTTGGTACATA CGGGTACATGTCTCCTGAGTATGCCTTGGATGGATATTTCTCAACAAAGTCAGATGTTTTCAGTTTTGGCGTTGTCTTGCTTGAGATCATCAGCGGAAAAAAAAACACCGGATTCTATCGGTCTAAAGAGATTTCAAGCCTTTTGGGTTAT GCTTGGAGACTATGGAGAGAAGATAAATTGCAAGATTTAATGGACCCAACTCTAAGTGATACTTACAACGTTAACCAATTTATTAGGTGTTCACAAATTGGACTCTTATGCGTACAAGACGAACCAGATGATCGTCCACACATGTCAAATGTGGTGACCATGCTCGACAATGAAACTACAACCCTCTTAACACCTAAACAACCAACCTTTTTTACACGTAATAAAGACCTCTCAAGCACAGCTTCTTCAAGTTTGCAGCTTGATAGTATCATTGAAGAAGGACGATGA